In the genome of Scylla paramamosain isolate STU-SP2022 chromosome 2, ASM3559412v1, whole genome shotgun sequence, the window aattaaagcaatacagGACAACAGCTTTTTCTGTTCAAAATTCAATGAAGGTAAATGTCTTAAAAGATTTACAGAGATAAGCTATAGAGTGTGAGGTAGAAGGGGCAACTTTGTTAATGATACAGAATTCACCAGGCACTGTTTGACAGGCTAAAAGACTGTCAGAATACAATCAATCTATATGACTGACAAGTTTGTGTAATACAACTCCCAATCCATAGGTTTTTGGCAGCAAcataataaagcaaaacaccctGAAGACCAACAGcacgagaataaaaaaaacagtatactTGCCTAATTCTTAAGGACACACGCATATAGAACAATAACCCAACACGTAACACATGCACATTTGTCACAGTAGTAATATATAGTATTATTcttcacaagaaaaaaacatttcaattTCATGGACAAAAGATTTCAGTAAAGAGCAAGTATATCTACCAGAAAAGGACCCATTGAGTGTTGATATTAAATGAAAATATCTTCAGTTACTGCCACCATGAATTGGTAACACAGGTGATCACTTTAGGTAAATAATTATGAACATAACCAAATGAATATAAAGTTCAGATTGCTTTCCAAACCAGCACAGGAAAACATGGCAGGATTTGATGGATGACTCTTCAGTGCCACCACTTACCTTGTCCACCACAGCACTTGCAAGGCAGCCTGACTAGCCTGAGGTGCTGGCCACTCAACTCTCACCAAGATATGCTATCCTAAGCTACACTACTCAAACCTTCATTTACTAAACTAAAGAGCatcagttaaacacacacacacacacacacacacacacacacacacacacacacacacacacacacatatatatatatatatatatatatatatatatatatatatatatatatatatatatatatatatatatatatatatatatatatatatatatatatatatatatatatatatatatatatatatatatatatatatatatatatatatatatatatatatatatatatatatatatatatatatatatatatatatatatatatatatatatatatatatatatatatatatatatatatatatatatatatatatatatatatatatatatatatatatatatatatatatatatatatatatatatatatatatatatatatatatatatatatatatatatatatatatatatatatatatatatatatatatatatatatatatatatatatatattttttttttttttttttattatttatttatttattttattttattttttttttttttgtcacgttattggccgagtttacattcaatgggatcacgttttcttagtatcccccgtgttccggttacctgccattcgggcattaaCCTTATTAgtggttataagtagtgtaaagCTTCtgtacccattttatatcatgtagtattattctcttcataatttaagttctctatatctttgtatgtataagggaggaagtataattgaggtggaaatatattgaaacgaggggagcttgagtggccAACAACatattccaaggaggggaaggcagagcgccttaggtcgtgaggtatatcggagggaaggcgtttctcagggaagaatcttggtgtggattggtgatggagtggtgtgtggaggtattagtggtgtagcggtataaccttgatatccaggatcaggttagtgagtcttttgtggtaccaagagctcttgtccgctgaaattcggttgttgagttgtgccggtgacgctgtttgaaggggtcataggtcaaactggcagccattttgtgagtggaggttgtggtgttgaccttggaagctggtgttgtggtgtactggtgattttggggatgatgttacAGTGTTATGGGTAATTTTTGGCGATGGTGGTAATCTGAAAGGTTtaaggaggtgaaatacgggaattattgccTGGagacgcggtaatggcgtctgagtaaattcctgcggttgaggggaaatatttctgtgattGGTGGaagtgtaaacgggttctggtgttgtgtgaagtgacgagaacgacATGTAaaaacgtgtactacctcatgttgtttgtgaattattattagtattaatatatgtgcttgtaacatagaataatcgtgttttctactcccccaacattgatccGGTATTAGAgatgattccaggtgtgctggaTCAAGGTAAACGTgcagtgagagggtgtaattctggcatttcggataggtcgggtaggcactcgaagcctttaaaaatccagggCCCGTATACACAAAACTTGTTAGCATTAACAAATAGCTGTTAAGGGTAACAAATTCCTGTTAAGGCTAACATTTAGCTGTTAAGCACTAACAGTGGATACAGAAAACTTGTTAGGGCCTTAAAAGTACTGTTAAGGTAAAAGTGCTGTGGAGGACTATTAGGCTCTTAACAAATTCCTGTTAGTAGAGAAGATGgcagagaaacaacaacaacttcaaaGACGACAGCGAGTGTATCGACAGCGACGGGACGTATTCAACGAGTACAATGACGACGAACTCATCAAACGCTTCAGGATGAACCGTGCTGGTATAATAACAGTGGCTGATTTAGTGAGGGACAAACTTTAATCCCGTACAGAACGGAATCAACCACTGAGTCCTGAGACAAAGGTGGCAATTACCCTAAGATATTTGGCCACGGGTAAAATGCAGCAGTGCAGCAGTGACGACTTTGGGACCTCACAAGCAACAATCAGCCGTGTCATTATTCAGACAATTGATGCACTGTCAGAACCAGACATTGTAACTCAATTTGTAAAATTCCCATTGACTCGCCAAGAAGTGCAAGTGAAACAAGAAGAGTTCATGGAAGACTATAGGTTTCCCGGTGTTGTGGGTACCATAGATGGCACACACATTAGAATTGTGGCTCCCAGTGTCGATGAACatttatatgtaaatagaaAACGATACCACAGCATCAATGTGCAAGTCGTATTCGATGCCAAGTACAGGATACTTGATGTTTTGGCACGGTGGCCTGGCTCAGTACATGATGCCAGGATATTGGACGAGTCTGGCTTGAAGGCACTTTTTAAACAAAATTATGTCCCAGCTGGATGCTACCTTCTAGGAGACAGTGGTTATCCTTGCAAGGAGTGGTTGCTGACGCCTTATCTAAACCCTTTGGCTGGCGTTCAGACAAACTATAACACGTAAGTTAAAATCATGTTTCTTATGCTATATAGTACAGTTTATTTTAAAGGAGGTATTGTCCTCTCCAGTCTAGGTAGTAGTCATTACTTAATGTGATAACAACCAAAATACCAATACAGTATAGAATTCCTCTTCAGTACAGATTTCCTTTTCAACACTATGCAGTTTATAGATCTTACTGTATATACTGCAATACCTCACCTTATGATGATTAACAATTCTTGCAGAGCACACAAGAGGACACGTTGTGTAGTAGAGAGGGGGATTGGCCAGCTCAAGCGACGGTTCCATGTACTTCATGGTGAAGTGCGATTGTCCCCAGAGAAGACATGCAAAATCGTCTATGTCTGTGCTTTGCTTCACAACATGTGCAAGCAGTTTAACATTCCAATGCCTAtcaacgaggaagaggaagtgttcCACGATGCAGCTGAAGGGGACGTAGGTGCAGATGAAGAAGAGCCAGGTGAAGCAGAGATACCTCCTAATCCTGGTAGACCAGCTGGCCGTAACGGACATCCATTTCGAGATTATATTGCCAATCTTCATTTCAGGTATGTGCTACTTATCCTTATCAACTTTTCTGAATGTACTGTACTGTATACTGTACAATACAGTATACTGTATACATTACAATATATGTTcactaaattaataaatgtttaagtacagtacagtacagtactgtACTTAATTACCCTTGCTCAGAGATGCAGTACTGTGCATAAATATTTGTGATTGGTGCCAGTCTTATTTTCTAAACTACTAAATTTTTGTACATTAATTTATATTGCAGCAGACCAGTGGCTGAGTGAGGTATCATGAAGGTGTGATTGTTGttgcagtgctctctctctactaacaagtttttttccacttaaagtcaaaagtgaaagataaaatgaaacaaatacagtttacaaaataatataatttgtatttttttcctttacatacaTGCTACAGTATATAATCTTATGGATCTCATGAAGATTGTCCACCCCAAGCATGTTAGGGTGGACAATCTTCATGAGAACGAGACTGGGGGTGGACAATCTTCAGCTGATCCGACcattccctaacctaacctaacctaaactttgGTGTTGGATTCCGAGAGCAGCTGAAGTGGACAATCTTCATGAGAGTGCGGCTCGGGTGGACAATTTTCAGTTGGGTACTCTAGGATGGACAAGCTTCATGAGATTCAATCTTGTTAATAATACTGGAATATACTGTAAAatcttaataaataaaataatatatttttatttcctcagcaTAAATTTCTACTGTACCAAAAATGAAGCCTATACAATTCacatattaatttttcatattttttgctgTCAAAGACTGGTAATATTCAATTTCAGCCATCATTAAATTCTGTTTAAGTTCAATGTTTCCCTTCAATGCTAAcaattttactttccttttttttcaatttttaacttttccttttcaagtttCAATTTGCGTTTTTCAGCTTTGTATTGTTCATACTCATCACTGACACTTGAACACTTTCTTAGTTTTGGTGTTGATATGCTTGGTTGGGCTGCAGAGGTTTCAGGTTCAGTTATGGTGCATTCTATAAAGGATCCATCCTCCTAGAGTTCTAAGTGCTGGGCCTTGTGCGAAGATTGTTGTGGTTGGGACTGGACTTGGACACTTTGCCAATGAAGCTGAGGGAGTTCACTATCATCCTCTACCTGTTGCTGGGGTGGTTCTTCTCCCAACTCTTCAGTGTCTTCTTGCCGTTGCTGGGTCTGCAGCTTCCTAAAACCATTGCATAAATTTACCAGTTAAAAACATGCAACTAATTTAATCTCACAAGGAGAAAAGTGCATATCAACTACAGTACAGTATGTAAAAATGCCTTGCTGAAGGATGAACTATCTGATAAAATTATATCAATGCAAATGTTAGGCTAAAATTGTGGTACACTACACAATAAAAAAGTCCAATACAGTACAcaggacaaaaaaaatgcaagaatctTACCTCAACGTATGAAAACCGAGATCATTCTGAATAACACCTATCACAGTTGCATTCTTCTCCCCTAATAATTCCTCAACTTTCATGTCTACTGGGTCAAGTGGAGGAGCTTGGGGGCCACCAGCACCTTCAATAATAGTTAATCATATTTTAGCAAAGTACTGTAAAGCTGCAAATATACAATATCACTACACATTACAGTGCAATATAATTTGTATGTATGACTAAGTTTGCACTGAATTTGACTGCTACAGTACTTGCAACACATCTTTGTTAAATGATATGCATGTTATTAATACTGTGAGAAGGAACACTCAAATGCTAAATTTCTACCTTAATGAAAGTAATTGTGACAAGTTGATTGAGGTGAATAAGCAATAGGAATAACGTGAAAGCTATTTCGCTTATGTTAACTTCTTAAAACGGAAGAGTATACAGTAACAAGTTAATCTTACCTGATTGGTTATATTCAGCCTTTATTGCCGAAATTTTCTTCCTCGATTTTGAGGGCACAGAAAACCATTTGGTTTCAACTTCTTCTGCAGTCCGCTTAGTCAGTGGATTTGTTCCATTAATGGCATCAGTTATGCTTTGCCATGCCTCCCTCTTGTCCTTGTGGCTTCAACTTGGTTTAAATCGCCCATTTATAATCAATTGTTTCTCCATTATCACGTTGACCAAGAGGAGTGTTTCCTCTTGTGACCAGTttggtttccttttctttttctgtggtTCTTCTGCCATGTCTATATCCTCTGAAGTAATTGTTGAGTCTTCTGTAGGAAGATTTGTCTGTGGCGCGGCCGCCTGCACACTGTCTACAAACATACGGCGCGATGCGCTTTCGTCCAAAAATATCTGTCGTTGGTTAATAGGTActcctaaaaaaaacattataatacGTCATTTATGTGCTATCATGATACTATATTAATAAATTTTGAACAGCTGCATTAATAACACTGTTTTATGTGTGCAATTTTTAATAATATGCCCATTTACATGTTCATAAGCTGCTAACTTCAGCATTGTTTAGCGGGACTTGACAAACAACTGTTTACTAGCTAACATTTGCTAGTTAAGCATTGGTGCATTACTTTTAGTGATTTTCTGTTAGCTAGCAGAGATTGTTAAGGCTAACAAAAAAGTTTTGTgtaaaactttctgggatcaaTGTAAcgcccactttcttggaaagataaccgggatcgtacgatcgtaagtaagtaagcgatcgtgacagaaTATGGGGGCCTGTCCGGGATCTTTGAACATTTATGGAGTGTAACGAGTGTTACATGGTGATTGTCGTTGGGAGGAAtttacctgtgtgaaatatttctttaaaactgtgtatgtattgtggtgaatatttggaggaatattttgtggaGTGTAGTGATTGTAACCATGGCCACTAAACGTGTTGAGATGTTCCTTCTGTCGAGGAGTGTGCATAATTTGTACACACTAACGAGGGAGGAATTATGGTCAGTGGCTGAGAGGTTTCAAGTGgagttgaaatccaagaaaaggaggaaatgcaggcggAGTTGAAAAATGCTCTTGTAGGGAGGAGCTggtttgaaaatgatggtggtgaaagtgaggataatgatggGGAGAGTGTAGAAGAAGGTGCTGAGGTCAGTGAGATAAACATGGGTGCTTTTGGTGGAACATATGGCCTTTCTAGCAGTGAAAAATTTGAGTTAATGAAACTTCAAATACGGATGCAGAAAGAACCATTACAGATGCAGAGGGAGCAGAAGCAGCAAGAGGTGGAGTTGCGAAAAGAGCAAATGCAGAAAGAAGTGGAGTTGCGGCAGATAGAAAAAGAGATTGAGATAGAAAAGATTAGAGCAGAAAGTAGTAATAAAGTAAATGAGACCACAGGGCAGGAAATGGTGCTCAAGGCaacgggttttttttttttttttatgtaggaaggatactggccaagggcaacaaaaatctaataaaaaaatgcccactgaaatgccaatcccataaaaggatcaaagcagtggtcaaaaattggtggataagtgtcttgaaacctccctcttgaaggaattcaagtcataggaaggtggaaatacagaagcaggcagggagttccagagtttaccagagaaaggaatgaatgattgagaatactggttaactcttgcgttagagaggtggacagaataggggtgagagaaagaagaaagtcttgtgcagcgaggccgcggaaggaggggaggcatgcagttagcaagatcagaagagcagttggcatgaaaatagcggtagaagacagctagatatgcaacattgcggcggtgagagagaggctgaaggcagtcagttagaggagaggagttgatgagacgaaaagcttttgattccaccctgtctagaagagcagtatgagtggaacccccccagacatgtgaagcatactccatgcatggacggataaggcccttgtacagagttagcagctgggggggtgagaaaaactggcggagacgtctcagaacacctaacttcatagaagctgttttagctagagataagatgtgaagtttaaagttcagattataagtaaaggacagaccgaggatgttcagtgtagaagaggggaacagttgagtgtcattgaagaagaggggatagttgtctggaaggttgtgtcgagttgatagatggaggaattgagtttttgaggcattgaacaataccaaatttgctctgccccaatcataaattttagaaagatcagaagtcaggcgatctgtggcttccctgcgtgatatgtttacctcctgaagggttgaacgtctatgaaaagacgtggaaaagtgcagggtggtatcatcagcgtaggagtggataggacaagaagtttggtttagaagatcattaatgaataataagaagagagtgggtgacaggacagaaccctgaagaacaccactgttaatagatttaggagaagaacagtgaccgtctaccacagcagcaatagaacggtcagaaaggaaacttgagatgaagttacagagagaaggatagaaaccgtaggagggtagtttggaaatcaaagctttgtgccagactctatcaaacgcttttgatatgtccaaggcaacagcaaaagtttcaccaaaatctctaaaagaggatgaccaagactcagtaaggaaagccagaagatcaccagtagagcggccttgacggaacccatactggcgatcagatagaaggttgtgaattgatagatgtttaagaatcttcctgttgaggatagattaaaaaactttagataagcaggaaattaaagcaataggacggtagtttgagggattagaacggtcaccctttttaggaacaggttgaatgtaggcaaacttccagcaagaaggaaaggtagatgttgacagacagctgaaagagtttgattaggcaaggtgcaagcatggaggcacggtttcggagaataataagagggaccccataaggtccataagccttccgaaggtttaggccagagagggcatgaaaaacatcattacgaagaattttaataggtaacatgaagtagtcagagggttgaagagagagaacaacaagcccagaattgtccaaggtagagtttttagcaaaggtttgagcgaagagttcagctttagaaatagatgttaatgaaagagttttttggctagttggagaacagacttggcatggttccaggcagaaatataaagtgcatgagattctggtgatagaagggttaagtaccttttgtgggccacctctctatcatgtatagcacgagaacaagctgtgttaaaccaaggtttagaaggtttaggacgagaaaaagagtgagaaatgtatgcGCTTAGCTCACAAAGACtggtctctgacaaggaagcagtagtcattccaaggaaaatcagcaaaatacctcctcaggtcccccccaactagcagaggcaaaacgccagaggcaccttcgcttaggggaatcatgaggagggattggagtgataggataagataaagatatgagattgtgatcggaggagcccaacggagaagaaagggtgacagcataagcagaaggattaaaggtcaggaaaaggtcaagaatgtttggcgtatctccaagacggtcaggaatacgagtagtgtgttgcaccaattgttctaggtcataGAGGATAGCGAAgctgtaggctagttcaccatgatggtcagcgaagggagaggaaagccaaagctggtagtgaacattgaagtctccaagaatatatatatatatatatatatatatatatatatatatatatatatatatatatatatatatatatatatatatatatatatatatatatatatatatatatatattgtttcatCCACTAGTCAATGGAGATCAAAAGGTCATGCGTTGCATTCACTTTTAATAAGTAGATCCAACCTGCAAACAGTATTATGTCAAGTGCGACCATCACATATACATATTATCAATGAAGAACAACCATTCACTAGTCACAAGAAAACATGTGTTAGATCAACTGAAGTTAACAAAGAAACAATTGCCTTAAAAACTTACAACACTGGCCTCCAAACACTATAAACACCTAAAGCATCACGGAGCAAGACTGACCAAGCTTGATCCCAACAATGGCCCCATAACAGGCTGCAATAAATAGTCACATATAAACATCTCTTAGGCACCAGCTCACCAGATCATAGTGCCTAGACTGGAATTGTGTGCAGCACTATTGGCTTGTCGCCTAAGGAAGTTTGTTGATGGAATGGACTTTTGATTCAGTAATTACTGATTCTGAGGTAGTGAGAGCCCAAATTCAGAAAGACTCTTTCAGATTTAACACCTTTGTGGCTAACAGGGTTTCAGAGATTCAGACTAAAAGTTCTTCAAGTGAATGAATGGGTTTGGGTGAATTCAAAATGGAATATATCTGATTGGTGTACCAGAGAATGTAACTCTAGTGCATTAGATGAAAATTCTGTCTTGCAATTTCTTACAAGGTCTAAAGGGGAGTGGCCAATAAGCCAGAATTGTAATGTGGAAGTAACTGATAAGCTGTATTCAACAAAAGGAGAGAACCTGTTAGTAGTATTAAATAAGGACTGTGTTATAAACATCAACCGTTTCAGTGATTATGAAAACCTGATTAATGTGACAACAAGAGTTGCTAAAGTCGCATCAGCAAATATTACTAGTTCAGGGTTTCCAATTGCATTCTGAGGTTTTATACATCTGTTAAACTTTAGAGATTCAAGCTCGAACTTTTGATTGAACAACGATTTCCACTTACTATATGCAGAAGGGCTAATATCATACAGAACCCCTGTATTAGAGCTGCAGCAGGCCGACTGACGTGGCAGCAAAGGAACATAGCCGCCAACTCTCAGCTACTACTTGTTGCAAGATTACTCGCAAAATGTCGTTAAAAGTCGCTAAAATCATGaggaaattatcaaaaaaaaagtagctaaataaagaatattaattttgatagggaaaaaaaatataacgagagagagagagagagagagagagagagagagagagagagagagagagagagagagagagagagagagagagagagagaatcaccgaTATAATTTCGTAGTACATTTGTACTTACAATTTTTGAGTAAAGGCCCCTCGTAATCATGCAGCTTCATCGAGTATCATCGCTAATTAAAACTCGCTCAGGTCCCAGTTGTCTACAGCACTGCAGTGAGAAGTACTTATAGATGCTTCTTGTGAAGTTGTGTACTTGTAGTTCTTGTAAGCTTCAAGTGTAAATCTTCTTTAGTACATCTTCAGGTAGGGTGTAATTATGACAACATTTTTCTCACTTTGTGAAGGCCATACTTGACAACCAGGACTGCTGTTAGAGTTTCATTGTTCATTCTGTTGCATAGCTTGATCTTCACGATGTTCATCTGGCTAAACAATCGTTTAACATCGGCATTTCATTGAGGCAAGGAGAGTACTGTGAGAGCAAGCTCACATATATTTCTGTAGGGATTTTCTCCTGTGGCGTCCCTGAAGTCTGCTACCTCTGCCTAAAACTGAAGTTTatcatggttttttttttttttttcacacagtaTAATGTCATTCACTTGCCCTCATGGTGGACATCAAGAACTTTAACGTTGTCAGGCAGAGAACCACAAACTCAATGCACATCTTGCGAATTTCTGTTTCACCAcgaaatttttcttctttcatgtgcTTTTCGAATTCGTAACACAGACAACAGTTAGGATCCAAAAATCTCTCAATGACCCCAgcctcagtattttttttcctggaattATTACTTTTGAGGACAAAGAGTTAATAAGCTGAACCAAGTCATTCAGTGGTTTTGTGGAATAATTAGTTTCAGCTTCAAACTTCTTGTTTACAAACTGGACTTCTCCAAGAATATGTTTCAGAAATGTGAGGAACGCATAATTTTTCTTGTCACACAACATTAAATATAGCTGTTTTGCTGTGCaacatctctcctcccttctggcACTCTCAGAGTTTTCAGTTCATCCCACTGGTTCAAAATTCTGACAAGAGCAGCGTTAATAGACATCCAGCGTGTGTCACATAGGTGTATTAATTTCAGAGATTTCATTGCATCGTTCATCATGGCATACAATTTCTTGTACTTCAACTGCCTCAGAGAAGAATGTGAGAACTAATTGTAGCAATGTTTGATTAAGACTTGTAAGTGCCTGGGTAGATGTTCTTTGGCAGCATGAGAAACTGCCAGCTGCAGTGAATGACGTACATCTTATGAGGAACAGATTAGGATTCTCAGGTTTTAATTTTACATGTACACTATTGTTCACTCCGGTCATCACTGAGTTTCTGCAATTTCATTCCATATTTATCAAGAGGTTTCTTGAGAGTATCACATATTGCATCAACATTACACTCACTCAGTTCAACCAAATCTAAGAAAGTTGTCACAAATGTTTTCTTTGATGCAGAAAAGTATCTTATGCCAATACCCAAAAGTTTAGTTACAAAGATGTCATTACTCTCGTCTATAATTAAGCTGAATTTTTTGTTGCCGATGTCATCTTTGAGTTCTTGTTTGAAATGCTAGGTTATCACATTGCAAATTATTGCACTGCACTTCGATCTCTTAAGCTTAAGATCCTTACACCCCTTACCATCACCAAAGCCTGCTTTACACACATCATTCAGATGATCTACCACACACAATGCACAATGCTCAGTAATGAACATAGCCATTTGAGTCTCTGACTTTCTGGAATCATTATCAACTCTCTTAGTCTCAAATAACAAGGTTCTTTGTCTCTGAGAGCTGAATGGCTCCTCTGCCCGCTAATGTTTAGCTGTGGTCCTGTGTTTTTCCAAGTCACTCAGCTATGCAGTTAGTATACAAGCGCATAACTTGCAATATGCCTTGGTATCATCACCCTGTGCCTTACTGAGCCACTTGCTATATTTAGCCATTCCTGCCGAAACCGTTGAGAGTATTTCTTGCTCATTCTCGTAAGCGCTCCACACTGTTATACTCATGGACGTTGTGAGAAAACTGCGGTTACTAAACCGTGGGTCCGTGACTGAGACAAGTAGCCGACTCGCTGTCCTGTACAAGTACGATACGCGTCAGTCCACACGACCATCACTGAGGGTTGGGTGAGGAGGGGCAGGGTGGAGATAGGGGTGGA includes:
- the LOC135106715 gene encoding putative nuclease HARBI1 isoform X1 — encoded protein: MQQCSSDDFGTSQATISRVIIQTIDALSEPDIVTQFVKFPLTRQEVQVKQEEFMEDYRFPGVVGTIDGTHIRIVAPSVDEHLYVNRKRYHSINVQVVFDAKYRILDVLARWPGSVHDARILDESGLKALFKQNYVPAGCYLLGDSGYPCKEWLLTPYLNPLAGVQTNYNTAHKRTRCVVERGIGQLKRRFHVLHGEVRLSPEKTCKIVYVCALLHNMCKQFNIPMPINEEEEVFHDAAEGDVGADEEEPGEAEIPPNPGRPAGRNGHPFRDYIANLHFRYVLLILINFSECTVLYTVQYSILYTLQYMFTKLINV
- the LOC135106715 gene encoding putative nuclease HARBI1 isoform X2; translated protein: MQQCSSDDFGTSQATISRVIIQTIDALSEPDIVTQFVKFPLTRQEVQVKQEEFMEDYRFPGVVGTIDGTHIRIVAPSVDEHLYVNRKRYHSINVQVVFDAKYRILDVLARWPGSVHDARILDESGLKALFKQNYVPAGCYLLGDSGYPCKEWLLTPYLNPLAGVQTNYNTAHKRTRCVVERGIGQLKRRFHVLHGEVRLSPEKTCKIVYVCALLHNMCKQFNIPMPINEEEEVFHDAAEGDVGADEEEPGEAEIPPNPGRPAGRNGHPFRDYIANLHFSRPVAE